AACAACAAATACTGAGGAATAAAGTGAATCAATAGGTCTTCATTCAATACCTGAAATcttcaaaattagaaaatctaaataaaatggacaattttcttgttatttttgtttattttaatttgatatcattttatttacattacaaatattATCCCACTTTTTTGTTGCCCCCTGGAAaactcccatcccctccccccaatttctatgaaggtgcttcaccaccaacaaaaccagTCCCATGATCCTACCCTGGAATTCCCcccacactggagcatcaagccttttACAATAACAAAGGGCTCTCCTCTAGTTGATGCCCTACAAGGACATCCTCTCCTAAATACAccactggagccatgggtccctccatgttcaATCTTTGGTTCGttgtttagtccctaggagctctggggagtctggtagGTTGGTAgtgttgttctttccatggggttgACTCCTCCATTGAGATccacatgctcagtccaatggttcacTGTGAGCTTCTGACTCTGTATGTTAGGTTCTGGCAAAGGCTCTCAGGAAACCGATATATCAGATTCCTGTCAGTAGGCACTttttgacatccacaatagtgtctaggcttggtgactgtatatggaatggaagCCCAAGTGGGGTCAGTCTCTGAAAGGCCTTTCCTTTaatctctgttccacactttgtctccttatttcctcctgtaagtattttgttctctcttctaaaaagaactgaagcatccacattttggtcttccttcatccttccttcatcttgagcttcatgtggtctgtgaagtatatcttgggtattccaagatttggGACTAATatgcagtgagtgcataccatgtttgttcttttgtgacttggttacctTACTTATGATGAAAATTtcaagttcaatccatttgcctaagaatttcatgaagtcattgtttttaatagatgggtagtactccattgtgttaatgtaccatattttctgtatccattcctctgttgaagggcatctgggttctttccatcttctacaTTACAAATAATGCTGAAATAATGACTTATGTTTTAaaatcaagaatcgacaaatgggacctcataaaattgcaaacttCTGTCCAGagtatcaaataaccctattaaaaatgggggacagaactaaacaaagaattctcagctgaggaatgccAAATGGATGAGAAACACCCAAAGATATGTTcagatccttagtcatcagggaaatgaaaatcaaaacaaacctgagattccacctcatactagtcagaatggctaagaccaaaaactcaggtgacagtagatgctggtgaggatgaggagaaggaggaacactcctccattgttggtgggattgctagctggtacaaccactttggaaatcattttggGGTTCCATAGAATATTGGGCATAGTAGTACTtgagcacccagctataccacttctggactTATACCCAAAATAAGCTcaacatatagcaaggacacatgctctactatgtctacagcagccttatttataatagccagaaactggaaacaattcagatgtccctcaaaagaggaattgatacagaagatattatacatttacacaatggtatactattcatctattaaaaacaatgacttcctgAAATTCTTATACCAATGGGTaaaactagataatatcatccttagtgaggtaatgcaatcacaaaagaatgcacatggtatgccctcactaataagtggttattagtccaaaagcttggaatactcaagatgtattcacagatcatatgaagatcaagaagagggaagaatgaAGTGCGGATGCTTCAGCACTTTTTCAAAAGGGAGCAAAAATCAGTAGAGACCAAATCAAGAGGCTAGGCAAGGCCCCCAATTGGGGGATGGGACTGCACACACATCTCcacatttttaacccagaatggatcctgtataataaaaatacagggactaaatgtggagcagagactgaaaaagaggcaatacaaaaactACCCCACCTGAGGATCgatcccatatacagacatcaaacccagacactattgtggatgccaaggagTGCCTGCTAACAatagcctgttatggctgtctccggAAAAGCTCTGCCAGGACCTGTAAATACAGAgttagatgctcacagccaaacattggactgagcatagggtccgaatggaggaattagagaaaggactgaaggagcaggagGGCTTTACAAACCCATAAGAAAAACAGCAATACCAACAAACCCGATcttgcagagctcccagggaataagccactaaccaaagagtacacatggaaggatcccTGGCTCCAGTCttatatgtagctgaggatggaattttctggcatcaataggaggagaggcccttgatgaAGGCTCAGTTTCATTGTGTAATGCTAGCATGGTGAGGTGGGGGTGAATGGATGTTAGATAGAGCAAGGAAAGGGGGGATAGAATAGGGGTAttcaggaggggaaaccaggaaagggaatatttgaaatgttaatagataaaatgcccaatatagaattgttttcatttttctgtgcttttttgtttttccatatgaaatttagaatttcttttaccatatctttgaagaattatgtgaaaattttgatggggattattgAATacatagattgcttttggtagaatagcaatttttactatattagttctaccaatccactagcatggaatattttctgacatcttcaaattttttctagagagacttgaagttctgtcATACAGCTATTCCAATTCTTTGGTTAGAGTGAAACACACCaagctgagggaggagggtgaTCCTatagaggaccagcagtctcaattaccgtgacccccaagatctctcagacaccagaCCACCAACGAGACAGTATACAACAGCCAACTGATAGGAGGTCACCAacaaatatacagcagaggacttccaggttggGTTCAGTCAGcaaagatgtacctaaccctcaagagactggaggccccagggagtctaGAGATCTGGAATAGTCATAGAAGTTTGCACAAGTTGGTGCTTCTATTCAGATCTTAAGAGAAGAAGGATATGTAATTTCACTATGTACTATTTAGATCATCATCTTAGCCTCTAAAGAAAAACAATGGCTCTTGGAAATTAAAAGAGAATTATTAAGTTTACTTAATCAATTGCTGACTCAAATTATAGCTCTTCTCTGAGTTATGGTTGCATTGCTCTAGGAATCAATATGTATTCAAGTACTGAGTTTGCAGATATACTGATAGCATTTTTTCCATCCTTGTCaatgaataaaaagtaaagttattttgattttcctGGCAATGCTCCAACAGTATCCTGTACAGCTGCAGTATCAGCTTTTACACTTGAACAATTATAACTCAGTGAACTTAATATTTTCCCACTCTAAAAAATTTATACACAGTCCCactacaccaagatattttactaAATATACTTAGTGACTGAAATATACAAACTTCAGTAGAATTATAAGTAAAGCATATAATCATAGGTTGTAGAGAGTCAATTCAAGATTAATATCTCCAGAGGTGTATTTCATTGTGGACTCAAAAAATTCCATCAGTCAAAATGACAATAATTATTAACATTCACaataaaccagaaaaagaaagttaaaagaaaataattgaatgTAACAAAAATGGTAAAATTTTTTTgtcaaataaaacacaaaaattcaaaattatcCTAAATCCCATATTATGTTTCTAAATATAAATTACCTTCATTTGCAGGACAAATTGATATGCAGAGGCAAAAATAAACACTCAGATTACAAACTAgtataagtttaaaaataatctaCTATATGTAGATTTGTCATAAGAATTTTAATATTACTTCccaaaatatttaaagttatcataatgattatttttcttttagaaccACTTTCATGAATGCAGTCTTGACTTCTTTGTTCCTCAGGCTATAAACTAAGGGGTTCAGCATGGGAATGATCATGGTGTAGAAGACAGACACAATTTTGTCAGTGTCCATTTCATGTCTAGAGCTGGGCTGCAAATACATGAAGATTGTTGttccatagaaaataaaaacagcagtAAAGTGGGAGGCACAGGTGGAAATAGCCTTTTGAAGTCCTGCTCCTGAGTGCATCTTTAAGAttgttataaaaattataatatatgaaGTTAATATTATTGTGAGTGCAAAGAAGAGAGTGAAGCTGGCTAGATAAATAAGTACTAGCTCATTAACGTGCCTATCAGAGCAAGAGAGAGCCATGATTGCTGGCATATCACAGAAAAAATGATGGACTACATTAGAATTACAGAAAGAGAGACTGAATGTATCTCCAAGGTACACTGAGACACTCAAGAAACCAAGAACATAGCAGCCAGTGATCAGATGCATACATATGCTTGGAGTCATGGTGGTAGCATAATGTAGGGGTTTACATACTGCTgcatagcgatcataggccattgaGGCCAAAAGGTAATTTTCCACAGTAGCAAAGGTTGCAAAAACAAACATCTGGGCAGCACAGTTATTGAAGGATATGATTTTGTCTCCGAATAGCAGCCCAGACATGACTTTTGGTGTGATAGCTGATGAGTAAAAAACATCCACCAGAGACAAGTTACcaaggaaaaagtacatgggggtgtggagCCGAGAGTCCAAGAGAATTAGCAAGATCATCCCCAAGTTCCCTACCAGGGTGATGATGTAGATGAGGAGAAAGATGATGAAGAGGGGAAGTTGCAGGCCTGGATCATCAGTGAGTCCCAACAGAATGAACTGTGTCACGTCTGTCCAGTTCTGCAGTGGTATCATTAACAAACACGCAATGCTCTTCAATATTGAGAAAGGAATGAATAGTATGTTAACAAACTAAAAATTAAGATGGATAAACAAATTATATAGACAGTCACAGTAGTTACTTGATTAGAAAAATATTCTCTACAATACCCTTGGCATTGATGTAAATTTCATGTGCTAGCTACATATAGGATCACTTGTTTCTAAATCTAGATATTTTGATAAATAATTTATGTAACTTTAAATTacataaagtttcctttatgtatcttctccatttccttcagtatcttctccattttttgtccctgtatatCCTTTAGAGAAGGAAAATTCTGGGTTAAACATTTAGAGATGGACAGGTGGCCCCATCCTTTAACTGGGGTCCATGCTATCTATTAGAGGTGATCCCTTCATGCTCTATATCCCTTCCTTTGGGTATTTCTGCTAATGTCATccatgttgggtcctgggaacctctcaaAAGGGGAGGTCTttggtcttgtggaggcttgttgcccaAGCAAAGAGGGATACTAGAGCTGTGAGTCAGGTGTGGGTGGGTGCATGGGGGAAAAAGGTTCTtagaggaaaatgggaaggggagAGGATAATGGATTTGCCGAGGGGAACTGGAGAAAGGAGACAAtcttcgaaatgtaaataaataaagtaaccaattaattataaaaagaaagtagTGTCTGTCAGTGTGCAGAGAGTAGGAGAGTTTCACACACCTCCTACTCAATAGAAAACTTTTATCTAACACAATTCAACAGGTTTATAGGCACTATGTGGGAAGATTGCAACAGGCAGAAAGATGGATGACTCCCAAAAAACAGTGTCTTCCTGATAAAACTGGacataataatgataaatatgaATTACTGACACTATGGCAATATACATAAGACCTACAGATTTTTAAGCCAGATGAGGCAGAAAAGACTGAGAGAGGAAGTGAATACAAGAACAATGAAGTAATCTGCAATAAATACACTCTGATAAAAGGAGAAGCACTTTTCCCCAATGCAGTCTCAGACTCATTGGTATATCAAAGACAATGCAGACTAGGTCCCAAGCCCATGAgtagtacataaaataaatgccaTCATTTTTAGTAGACTTATTGTTTAGCTGTTAGATTTCGAGCattatttgtcttttaaatttcTGGAtggttgattgtgtgtgtgtgtgtgtgtgtgtgtgtgtgttcaaaggGAAAGGATGACACACAAAAGTCTGTGTATATGAAAGATCTGGGAGAAGATAGGAGAGGGgagaaaacataattaaaatattgtcaacaattttttttaaataaaaatttttgtcCACCTGTTAACCAAGTCTTGAGTAACTGGAAAACAATATCTCACAAAACCATACCTACCATCTCATTTCTGAACTCAATAAAGTATGAGAGTTTCACATCTGTCACCAACCAAGAACTGATTTAAGAAGATTGCATTTATTATCTCTGATttaatacacaaaacataatccacacatcaaatgagatacaagaagaaaggaggagtggcccctggttctggaaagactcagtgaagcagtattcgacaaaaccagaacggggaagtgggaaggggtgggtgggaggacaggggaagagaagggggcttacgggactttcggggagtggggggctagaaaagaggaaatcatttgaaatgtaaataaattatatcaaataaaaaaaaattaaaaaaaaagaaaatggcaaattttattataaaaacaatgaaataaaagccCAATACTTTAATTACTGTAACAAAGGGTAAGTGATTTTTTCCCtaaacttgtattttaaaaaatacattagagCAAAACTAAAGTGAATTTCACTTCagtgaaagaaataaagacttgAAAAAGAAGTTACGAGATTTCGGCAAATGGTAATCAAAGATAAAATTCCAAATACAATACAAAGTAATGTTTAAGAACAAAAGCTGTTGCACACTATCTGAAATAGTCAACATGGTGGCCATGGTTAATTGCCTAGGTAGAGTCTTGATTCAgcaataaagacaaattctttcCAAGA
This portion of the Apodemus sylvaticus chromosome 1, mApoSyl1.1, whole genome shotgun sequence genome encodes:
- the LOC127678081 gene encoding olfactory receptor 5B3-like; its protein translation is MIPLQNWTDVTQFILLGLTDDPGLQLPLFIIFLLIYIITLVGNLGMILLILLDSRLHTPMYFFLGNLSLVDVFYSSAITPKVMSGLLFGDKIISFNNCAAQMFVFATFATVENYLLASMAYDRYAAVCKPLHYATTMTPSICMHLITGCYVLGFLSVSVYLGDTFSLSFCNSNVVHHFFCDMPAIMALSCSDRHVNELVLIYLASFTLFFALTIILTSYIIIFITILKMHSGAGLQKAISTCASHFTAVFIFYGTTIFMYLQPSSRHEMDTDKIVSVFYTMIIPMLNPLVYSLRNKEVKTAFMKVVLKEK